The following proteins come from a genomic window of Miscanthus floridulus cultivar M001 chromosome 2, ASM1932011v1, whole genome shotgun sequence:
- the LOC136530790 gene encoding cystathionine gamma-synthase 1, chloroplastic-like, which produces MATVSLTPQAVFSTESGGALASATILRFPPNFVRQLSTKARRNCSNIGVAQIVAAAWSDCPAARPHSGGGGGGRARGVASSHAAAASAAAAAASAAAEVSAIPNAKVAQPSAVVLAERNLLGSDASLSVHAGERLGRRIATDAITTPVVNTSAYWFNNSQELIDFKEGRHASFEYGRYGNPTTEALEKKMSALERAESTVFVASGMYAAVAMLSALVPAGGHIVTTTDCYRKTRIYMETELPKRGISMTVIRPADMDALQNALDNNNVSLFFTETPTNPFLRCIDVEHVSNMCHSKGALLCIDSTFASPINQKALTLGADLVIHSATKYIAGHNDVIGGCVSGRDELVSKVRTYHHVVGGVLNPNAAYLILRGMKTLHLRVQCQNNTALRMAQFLEEHPKIARVYYPGLPSHPEHHIAKSQMTGFGGVVSFEVAGDFDGTRRFIDSVKIPYHAPSFGGCESIIDQPAIMSYWDSKEQRDIYGIKDNLIRFSIGVEDFEDLKNDLVQALEKI; this is translated from the exons ATGGCCACCGTCTCGCTCACCCCGCAGGCGGTCTTCTCCACCGAGTCCGGCGGCGCCCTGGCCTCTGCCACCATCCTCCGCTTCCCGCCAAACTTCGTCCGCCAGCTCAGCACCAAGGCACGCCGCAACTGCAGCAACATCGGCGTCGCGCAGATCGTCGCCGCCGCGTGGTCAGACTGCCCCGCCGCTCGCCCCCactcaggcggcggcggcggcggccgcgcccgCGGCGTGGCCTCCTCCCACGCCGCGGCCGcatcggccgccgccgccgccgcctccgcggcgGCGGAGGTCAGCGCAATCCCCAACGCTAAGGTTGCGCAGCCGTCCGCCGTCGTCTTGGCCGAGCGTAACCTGCTCGGCTCCGACGCCAGCCTCTCCGTCCACGCGG GGGAGAGGCTGGGAAGAAGGATCGCCACGGATGCGATCACCACGCCAGTAGTGAACACGTCGGCCTACTGGTTCAACAACTCGCAAGAGCTAATCGACTTTAAG GAGGGGAGGCATGCTAGTTTCGAGTACGGGAGGTATGGGAACCCGACCACAGAGGCATTAGAGAAGAAGATGAG CGCGCTGGAGAGAGCAGAGTCCACGGTGTTTGTGGCGTCGGGGATGTATGCAGCTGTGGCTATGCTTAGTGCACTCGTCCCAGCTGGTGGGCACATTGTCACCACCACGGATTGCTATCGCAAGACAAGGATTTACATGGAAACTGAGCTCCCTAAGAGGGGAATTTCG ATGACTGTCATTAGGCCTGCTGACATGGATGCTCTACAAAATGCGTTGGATAACAATAAT GTATCTCTTTTTTTCACGGAGACTCCTACAAATCCATTTCTCAGATGCATTGATGTTGAGCATGTATCAAATATGTGCCATAGCAAGGGAGCATTGCTTTGTATCGACAGTACTTTTGCCTCCCCTATCAATCAGAAGGCACTTACTTTAGGTGCTGACCTAGTTATTCATTCTGCAACAAAGTACATTGCTGGACACAATGAT GTTATTGGAGGATGTGTCAGTGGCAGAGATGAGTTAGTTTCCAAAGTTCGTACTTATCACCATGTAGTTGGTGGTGTTCTAAACCCG AATGCTGCGTACCTTATCCTTCGAGGCATGAAGACACTGCATCTCCGTGTGCAATGTCAGAATAACACTGCTCTTCGGATGGCCCAGTTTTTAGAGGAACATCCAAAG ATTGCTCGTGTCTACTATCCTGGCTTGCCTAGTCACCCTGAACATCACATTGCCAAGAGTCAAATGACTGGCTTTGGTGGTGTTGTTAGTTTTGAG GTTGCTGGAGACTTTGATGGTACAAGGAGATTCATTGATTCTGTTAAGATACCTTATCATGCCCCTTCTTTCGGAGGCTGTGAAAGCATAATTGATCAGCCTGCCATCATGTCCTACTG GGATTCAAAGGAGCAGAGGGATATCTATGGGATCAAGGACAACCTGATCAGGTTCAGCATTGGAGTGGAGGATTTCGAGGATCTTAAGAATGATCTTGTTCAGGCCCTCGAGAAGATCTAA
- the LOC136513555 gene encoding uncharacterized protein yields KPEKKSPNAHTGSYPFLAVSRLHQDTDRIGEGGSGRRGSRRRSVWRGCGGSKQRWHQGGRSRCGIGATWARSGPERGGGRRGIRAGGGGAWPRHRRRLATWTRSGPGRRGGRRGRLWCLDTAPGGAWPRLPVAPGSASSRRLLPFFLRSSPRRLPCPPLAAPLMAPHPATDGAAPGVVACLMGLESWPATAIATAAPPRPQKQRKVEASRSDGAADSAVVLVLPTTRSRCPPAPAHAPAARSHHGADLPARARGHGQAAGLGRVRRRQTGTRVRLLFPTAPQGWPHRRLASRLVGNGRRLPVLL; encoded by the coding sequence AAACCTGAAAAGAAAAGTCCAAATGCCCACACTGGCTCTTATCCCTTTCTGGCTGTTTCTCGACTCCACCAAGACACCGACCGCATCGGAGAGGGAGGGAGCGGGCGGCGTGGTTCCAGGCGGCGGAGCGTGTGGCGTGGGTGCGGCGGCTCGAAGCAGCGTTGGCATCAGGGTGGGCGAAGCAGGTGTGGCATCGGGGCGACGTGGGCGCGGAGCGGCCCGGAACGCGGGGGCGGGCGTCGCGGCATcagggcgggcggcggcggtgcctgGCCGCGGCACCGGCGCCGCCTGGCGACGTGGACGCGGAGCGGGCCGGGGCGCAGGGGCGGGCGGAGAGGGCGGCTCTGGTGCCTAGACACGGCTCCCGGCGGCGCCTGGCCGCGGCTCCCAGTGGCGCCTGGCAGCGCGTCTTCGCGCCGTCTCCTCCCTTTCTTCCTCCGCTCCTCCCCACGCAGGCTCCCGTGCCCGCCTCTTGCTGCCCCGCTGATGGCGCCGCACCCGGCCACCGATGGGGCCGCCCCGGGCGTCGTCGCGTGCCTCATGGGCCTGGAGTCCTGGCCCGCCACCGCCATCGCCACCGCCGCGCCACCTAGACCGCAGAAGCAGAGGAAGGTGGAGGCGTCGCGTTCGGACGGTGCCGCCGACTCAGCGGTCGTGCTGGTGCTGCCTACGACCCGGAGCCGTTGTCCTCCCGCGCCCGCGCACGCGCCGGCGGCGAGGAGCCACCACGGGGCCGACCTGCCGGCTCGTGCACGCGGCCACGGCCAAGCTGCTGGACTCGGGCGCGTGCGCAGGCGCCAGACTGGCACTCGCGTACGCTTGCTCTTCCCTACAGCACCGCAAGGATGGCCACACCGGCGCCTTGCTTCACGGCTCGTCGGGAATGGCCGACGACTTCCTGTCTTGCTCTga